A genomic stretch from Deltaproteobacteria bacterium includes:
- a CDS encoding 2-hydroxychromene-2-carboxylate isomerase, producing the protein MALEIDLFWSFRSPYSYLATKRIVSLEQRYDLDVRVRPVLPIAVRIPGFFERVNPLWPPYLLRDTLRIAQSLGLPYAWPRPDPIVQEFPSRVVAAEQPYIHRLTRLGALAAERGRGLSFIDEVSTLIWGGTAGWNEGSHLARAAARAGCDLAEMDAAISRDADRLDRLIAGHQSDLEKAGHWGVPTLVFRGEPFFGQDRIDLLVWRLRQHGLAERIGPDAG; encoded by the coding sequence ATGGCCCTCGAGATCGATCTGTTCTGGTCCTTCCGCAGCCCGTACTCGTACCTCGCGACCAAGCGCATCGTGAGCCTGGAACAGCGCTACGACCTCGACGTGCGGGTCCGCCCCGTGCTGCCGATCGCGGTGCGCATTCCCGGCTTCTTCGAGCGCGTGAATCCGCTCTGGCCCCCGTATCTGCTTCGCGACACGCTGCGGATCGCGCAGTCGCTGGGCCTTCCCTACGCATGGCCGCGGCCCGACCCGATCGTCCAGGAGTTCCCGTCGCGAGTCGTCGCGGCCGAGCAGCCGTACATCCATCGCCTCACGCGGCTCGGGGCGCTCGCGGCGGAGCGCGGAAGGGGACTTTCGTTCATCGACGAGGTCTCGACCCTGATCTGGGGCGGAACCGCGGGCTGGAACGAGGGCTCGCATCTCGCGCGGGCCGCCGCTCGCGCCGGCTGCGATCTCGCGGAAATGGACGCGGCGATCTCGCGCGACGCCGATCGACTGGATCGGTTGATCGCCGGCCATCAGAGCGACCTCGAGAAGGCGGGCCACTGGGGCGTTCCGACGCTGGTCTTCCGCGGCGAGCCGTTCTTCGGGCAGGACAGGATCGACCTGCTCGTCTGGCGGCTGCGTCAGCACGGTCTCGCCGAGCGCATCGGGCCGGACGCCGGATGA